The genomic segment TCGTTATCACCTCCCTCCCCAAACCCAAAACACTCTCATGGGACACCCTGCGAGAAACCGAATTCGTGAGCCATGCTCAGACCCTACTGGATTCTGATAATGGTTTTGCAATTGATTTACACCATGTAGACAACGTATCTCCTGCTTTCAATTCTACTCCGGAATCCCTTTTCAAACTTCGTCTGAAACGCGATGCTTTTAGGGTCAAAGCACTCTCCACTCTCGCCTCCGCAGCTGGCAAACCGCAGGGTGCGTCAGATTTCAGCAGCACGGTTATTTCCGGGCTGGAACTAGGAAGTGGCGAGTACTTCACACGGATTGGGGTAGGTACTCCGCCCAAGTATGCCTTTATGGTGCTCGATACCGGAAGTGACATTGTCTGGATGCAGTGCTCCCCGTGTAGGAAATGCTACACACAGTCCGACCCTGTTTTCGACCCCAAAAAGTCTAGCTCATTTTCAGGCGTCTCTTGTGGGTCTCCCCTCTGCCGACTGCTCGATTCTCCTGGTTGCACTAGCGACCGGAAGAAATGCCTTTACGAAGTTTCATACGGAGACGGTTCCTTTACCGTGGGAGAATTCTCAACCGAAACGCTGACGTTTCGGGGGAGGAGGGTCGATAAAGTTGCTCTTGGATGTGGTCATGACGACGAAGGCCTGTTCGTTGGCGCCGCCGGTTTGTTAGGCCTAGGCCGTGGGAAATTGTCCTTTCCTTCACAAAGCGGTCGCCAGTTTGGTAGCATGTTTTCCTACTGTTTGGTGGACCGTTCAGCTTCCTCCAAACCGTCTTCGATCATATTCGGCCAATCGGCGGTGTCCCGAAACGCCGTTTTTACCCCTTTGTTGGCCAATCCAAAGCTGGACACGTTCTACTACGTGGGGTTAAACGGTATTTCCGTTGGTGGGGCACGCGTCCCTGGCATTACAGCGGCGGCCTTCAATCTCGACTCGAGTGGCGACGGTGGAGTGATAGTGGATTCCGGCACATCCGTCACCAGGTTAACCCAACCCGCCTACGAGGCTTTGAGAGACGCATTCCGGG from the Primulina tabacum isolate GXHZ01 chromosome 8, ASM2559414v2, whole genome shotgun sequence genome contains:
- the LOC142553011 gene encoding aspartyl protease family protein 2-like — protein: MEPKPISIFLSLLLLLFVSSSALQYQNLVITSLPKPKTLSWDTLRETEFVSHAQTLLDSDNGFAIDLHHVDNVSPAFNSTPESLFKLRLKRDAFRVKALSTLASAAGKPQGASDFSSTVISGLELGSGEYFTRIGVGTPPKYAFMVLDTGSDIVWMQCSPCRKCYTQSDPVFDPKKSSSFSGVSCGSPLCRLLDSPGCTSDRKKCLYEVSYGDGSFTVGEFSTETLTFRGRRVDKVALGCGHDDEGLFVGAAGLLGLGRGKLSFPSQSGRQFGSMFSYCLVDRSASSKPSSIIFGQSAVSRNAVFTPLLANPKLDTFYYVGLNGISVGGARVPGITAAAFNLDSSGDGGVIVDSGTSVTRLTQPAYEALRDAFRVGASNLKRAPEFSLFDTCFDLSGKTVVKVPTVVLHFSGAAVSLPASNYLIPVNSDGRFCFAFAGTTSGLSIIGNIQQQSFRVVFDLANNRVGFTPRGCD